In Procambarus clarkii isolate CNS0578487 unplaced genomic scaffold, FALCON_Pclarkii_2.0 HiC_scaffold_217, whole genome shotgun sequence, the following are encoded in one genomic region:
- the LOC138361170 gene encoding uncharacterized protein, with the protein MTLGEEAEQVFTYLSRYNSTTKNMLKAERTEELTEGAVFWNHRKIDGLARALVTRLRKARETEITVSNEIDKLDVQKSLIQEWRSDLQMICKELELNTGTTSKNIKYSIEAVADSIRHRKNLIATDAASSKMRSSLRHRNECDRKKLQGFIKIYNSENSEILSEKDAIEGILPWHNLLPHHSQNVSLAQKKKAVEDVELQKRSREEQQHTVQEMLHYLAYYKNKREILTEHTEELLCGIFPSYLSKDPNKYTIEEKHLSTKNKSGILALLKQGQKMCSDKLSDAKRLFGYQEEDVDVSEPYLELCDSEDDDDEDEDLLLNS; encoded by the exons atgactttaggggaagaggcagagcaagtgtttacatacctctcacgatacaactctacaactaaaaacatgctgaaagctg aaagaacagaagaactcacagagggtgcagtcttttggaaccatcgaaaaattgatggactggctcgtgcattagttactcgactcagaaag gccagagagacggaaataacagtttcaaatgagatcgacaaacttgatgttcaaaagtcattgattcaagaatggcgatctgacctacaaatgatttgtaaggagttagagttaaacactggaacaacctcgaagaacataaaatattctatcgaggcagttgcagactctatcaggcatcgcaaaaatctgattgccactgatgcag catccagtaaaatgcgctcttccctccggcacagaaatgagtgtgataggaaaaagcttcaaggcttcataaaaatctacaatagtgaaaactctgaaattctcagtgaaaaggatgcaatagaaggtatcctgccatggcacaatttattgcctcatcatagccaaaatg tgtcccttgctcaaaaaaagaaggcagtagaagatgtggagcttcagaagagatccagagaagagcaacaacacactgttcaagaaatgctgcattatctcgcatattacaagaataagagagagattttaaccgaacatactgaagagttgttatgtggaatttttccttcatatctaagcaag gatcctaacaagtacactattgaagagaagcacctatcaaccaaaaataagagtggaatcttggctcttttgaagcaagggcaaaagatgtgttctgacaagctgagtgatgcaaagcgtttatttggataccaggaagaggatgttgatgtttccgagccctacctggagctttgtgacagtgaagatgatgatgatgaagatgaagatttactactaaactcatga